Proteins encoded together in one Lachnospiraceae bacterium JLR.KK008 window:
- the recA gene encoding recombinase RecA — protein MEKDDKLKALDAALGQIEKQFGKGAVMKLGDPKVQMNVETIPTGSLSLDIALGLGGIPKGRIVEIYGPESSGKTTVTLHMVAEVQKRGGIAGFIDAEHALDPVYAKNIGVDIDNLYISQPDNGEQALEITETMVRSGAIDIIVVDSVAALVPKAEIDGDMGDSHVGLQARLMSQALRKLTAVISKSNCTVIFINQLREKVGVMFGNPETTTGGRALKFYSSVRLDVRRIETLKQSGEMIGNRTRVKVVKNKIAPPFKEAEFDIMFGQGISREGDILDLAAACNVISKSGAWYAYEGGKIGQGRENAKQYLKDNPQLCEEVENKVRVNYGLGNGAGSEADGAQSDMPEKNADADAADAGKKESAGKKTAADRKTTAAKAESK, from the coding sequence ATGGAAAAAGATGATAAATTAAAAGCATTGGATGCCGCATTGGGTCAGATTGAGAAACAGTTTGGAAAAGGCGCGGTGATGAAGCTGGGCGACCCGAAAGTACAGATGAATGTGGAGACGATACCGACAGGTTCTCTGAGTCTGGATATTGCGCTGGGACTTGGCGGGATTCCCAAAGGCAGGATCGTGGAAATATATGGACCGGAGTCCAGCGGCAAGACTACGGTAACGTTACATATGGTCGCGGAAGTGCAGAAACGAGGCGGTATCGCAGGATTTATCGATGCCGAACATGCGCTTGATCCTGTCTATGCGAAAAATATCGGCGTTGATATTGATAATCTCTATATCTCTCAGCCGGATAACGGAGAGCAGGCACTGGAGATCACGGAGACTATGGTGCGTTCGGGGGCGATCGACATCATTGTCGTGGACTCTGTTGCAGCACTTGTACCAAAGGCAGAGATCGACGGCGACATGGGTGACAGCCATGTGGGATTACAGGCCAGGCTGATGTCACAGGCCCTTCGAAAACTGACTGCAGTGATCAGTAAGTCGAACTGTACCGTTATTTTTATCAACCAGCTTCGGGAAAAAGTTGGTGTGATGTTTGGCAATCCCGAGACGACGACAGGTGGGCGCGCACTGAAGTTTTATTCCTCTGTGCGTCTCGATGTGAGAAGGATCGAGACATTAAAACAGAGTGGTGAGATGATTGGAAACCGCACGAGAGTGAAAGTCGTCAAGAACAAAATTGCGCCGCCCTTCAAGGAGGCGGAGTTTGACATTATGTTCGGTCAGGGCATTTCCCGGGAGGGGGATATTCTCGATCTGGCAGCCGCCTGCAATGTGATCAGTAAGAGCGGCGCGTGGTACGCCTATGAGGGCGGTAAAATCGGCCAGGGCCGTGAAAATGCCAAACAATATCTGAAAGATAACCCACAGCTCTGTGAAGAAGTGGAAAACAAAGTCAGAGTGAACTACGGGCTTGGAAATGGTGCAGGCAGTGAAGCGGACGGAGCTCAGAGCGATATGCCTGAAAAGAATGCGGATGCGGATGCCGCTGACGCAGGGAAAAAGGAGAGCGCCGGCAAAAAGACGGCCGCAGACAGGAAAACGACTGCAGCTAAGGCAGAGAGCAAATGA
- a CDS encoding proline-rich domain-containing protein, with amino-acid sequence MNDQTRENYNFCPKCGALMENGVCPECSGQRDEQGVYSSQNYPQEMPEQNYQPGSGYQTNMYGSGQSQQDPYGSYQNQQDPYGPYQNQQDPYGSYQNQQDPYGPYQNQQNQYGSYQNQQGPYQNQQNQYYGQQGPYQNQQDQYYGQQGSYQNQQNSYYGQQNYSPYNPYMKPKKDNKVWVTIGVVVAVLFLLGYIIFSFFYGYFIMKYASMDSSNPYVDEYDFEEEGSGIQDPYFSYDGEDAYGGDDYVPSPTDTYYYGPCNAINEDVDYSFVTKSYTNEDPDNDIDVVINYIELKGNSIPNIDQLNEAIETVALYYAEDFPKYSYYAEYGESYAVYTTTYVTYNDEDMISIVIDEYVVLDDEYHVDLYPINIDVKNGVVLDNGSLLEIDEAFAREFRERNDEQNGSIDYLDALSDEELAQVLRDRDAVIAYYTPLGMEVGMNYSDSVSSGWVTVTYKDYDKYLKKF; translated from the coding sequence ATGAATGATCAAACGAGGGAAAACTATAATTTCTGTCCGAAATGCGGTGCTTTGATGGAGAATGGGGTCTGTCCGGAATGTTCAGGCCAGCGTGATGAGCAGGGTGTCTATTCCTCGCAGAACTATCCGCAGGAAATGCCGGAGCAGAATTATCAACCGGGAAGCGGTTATCAGACGAATATGTACGGATCAGGGCAGAGTCAGCAGGACCCATATGGATCATATCAGAATCAACAGGACCCATACGGACCATATCAGAATCAACAAGACCCATACGGATCATATCAGAATCAGCAGGACCCGTACGGACCGTATCAGAATCAACAGAATCAGTACGGATCATATCAGAACCAGCAGGGACCGTACCAGAATCAGCAGAACCAGTATTATGGTCAGCAGGGGCCGTATCAGAATCAGCAGGACCAGTATTATGGTCAGCAGGGTTCATATCAGAACCAGCAGAATTCTTATTACGGGCAGCAGAACTATAGTCCGTATAATCCTTATATGAAGCCGAAAAAAGATAACAAAGTGTGGGTGACGATCGGAGTTGTGGTCGCCGTACTCTTTCTGCTCGGTTATATTATATTCAGTTTCTTTTACGGCTATTTTATCATGAAGTATGCGTCGATGGACAGTTCGAATCCGTATGTCGACGAGTATGATTTTGAGGAAGAAGGCAGCGGCATTCAGGACCCGTATTTTTCTTATGACGGAGAGGATGCTTACGGCGGGGACGATTATGTGCCGTCTCCGACAGATACTTATTATTATGGGCCTTGCAACGCCATCAATGAAGACGTGGACTATTCTTTCGTCACGAAATCCTATACGAACGAAGATCCTGACAATGATATAGATGTCGTAATCAATTATATTGAACTGAAGGGGAACAGCATTCCCAATATCGATCAGTTGAACGAAGCCATTGAGACGGTTGCACTCTACTATGCGGAGGACTTCCCCAAATATTCTTATTACGCGGAGTACGGAGAGAGCTATGCCGTATATACGACGACCTATGTGACTTATAACGACGAAGATATGATCAGCATTGTTATTGATGAATATGTGGTTCTGGATGATGAATACCATGTCGATCTGTATCCGATCAACATCGATGTGAAAAATGGCGTTGTGCTGGACAATGGAAGCCTGCTTGAGATTGACGAAGCGTTTGCCAGGGAGTTCCGTGAGAGAAACGACGAGCAGAACGGCAGTATTGATTATCTGGATGCGTTGTCTGATGAAGAGCTGGCACAGGTCCTTCGGGACAGAGATGCCGTGATCGCCTATTATACGCCGCTTGGTATGGAAGTCGGTATGAATTACAGTGACAGCGTTTCCAGCGGCTGGGTGACAGTCACTTATAAGGATTATGACAAATATCTGAAGAAATTCTGA
- a CDS encoding competence/damage-inducible protein A, which translates to MTVELVSVGTEILLGNIVNTNAAYLAEQCAALGFSCFYQTVVGDNEERLMQALQTAFGRSDIVIASGGLGPTQDDLTKETAAKVLGRSLYMDDHSKERIAQYFTRRGLELTENNWKQAMVPEGATVIDNDNGTAPGIIMEENGKRIILLPGPPGELIPMFESAVGPYLAGAAAGVIYSQTVKLCGIGESKAETMIADLIAQQGNPTIAPYAKTGEVHLRITAKAEEEKEARKLVKPVVKELKNRFGMNVYTTDKDVTLEEAVVDLLLANRLTVTTAESCTGGLLSARLINVPGVSEVFKSGQVTYSNKAKHKLLGVKKPSLDKYGAVSENVAKQMAKGAAVSSKADVAVAITGIAGPDGGTAQKPVGLVYIACSVCGKMKIKEYHFSGSRSKIRENSVTAALTLMRQSILEHYSEVTFR; encoded by the coding sequence ATGACCGTAGAACTGGTTTCGGTGGGGACGGAGATCCTGCTCGGAAACATTGTCAATACCAATGCAGCCTATCTCGCGGAGCAGTGCGCGGCTCTTGGCTTTTCCTGTTTTTATCAGACTGTTGTCGGAGACAACGAGGAGAGACTGATGCAGGCGCTGCAGACTGCGTTTGGACGCAGTGACATCGTTATTGCGTCAGGAGGACTGGGACCGACGCAGGATGACCTGACAAAAGAGACGGCGGCGAAAGTTCTGGGCAGATCGTTGTACATGGATGATCATTCCAAAGAGCGGATTGCACAATATTTTACGAGGCGTGGGCTGGAGCTGACAGAAAACAACTGGAAGCAGGCCATGGTTCCGGAGGGAGCGACTGTCATTGACAATGACAACGGTACGGCGCCGGGTATTATTATGGAAGAGAACGGAAAGCGGATCATTCTTCTGCCGGGACCGCCGGGGGAACTGATCCCGATGTTTGAATCTGCCGTTGGTCCTTATCTGGCAGGAGCTGCTGCGGGCGTTATTTATTCTCAGACAGTGAAACTGTGCGGTATCGGAGAGAGCAAGGCGGAGACAATGATCGCCGATTTGATTGCACAGCAGGGGAATCCGACGATTGCGCCCTATGCAAAGACCGGGGAAGTGCATCTTAGGATCACAGCGAAGGCGGAGGAAGAGAAAGAGGCCAGGAAGCTCGTCAAACCGGTCGTCAAAGAACTGAAAAACCGTTTTGGCATGAATGTGTATACGACGGATAAAGACGTGACGCTGGAGGAGGCGGTCGTTGATCTGCTTCTGGCCAACCGTCTGACGGTGACGACGGCAGAGTCCTGTACGGGCGGACTGCTGTCCGCAAGACTGATCAATGTACCGGGGGTTTCCGAAGTATTTAAATCCGGTCAGGTGACGTATTCCAATAAGGCGAAGCATAAACTGCTCGGCGTCAAGAAACCGTCTCTTGACAAATACGGTGCGGTCAGTGAGAATGTGGCCAAACAGATGGCGAAGGGAGCAGCCGTTTCTTCCAAAGCGGATGTGGCAGTCGCGATCACGGGCATTGCCGGTCCTGACGGCGGTACTGCACAGAAACCGGTGGGACTTGTGTACATTGCCTGCAGTGTCTGTGGGAAGATGAAAATAAAAGAATACCATTTTTCCGGCAGTCGGAGCAAGATCCGTGAAAACAGTGTGACGGCTGCGCTAACGTTGATGAGACAGAGCATTTTGGAACATTACAGCGAGGTTACATTCCGTTAA
- the pgsA gene encoding CDP-diacylglycerol--glycerol-3-phosphate 3-phosphatidyltransferase, whose product MNLPNKLTMLRVILIPFFVVFMLMELFGSADRWIALGIFVVASLTDLLDGKIARKYNLVTNFGKLMDPLADKLLVSAALICLSAQDRLAAWIVIVIISREFIVSGLRQIAADNGIVIAASYWGKYKTTFQMIMICLLIIHIEALTVVSAIVTWIAVILTIVSLVDYMIKNRSVFMEDK is encoded by the coding sequence ATGAATTTACCGAATAAGCTGACGATGCTGCGCGTAATTCTGATTCCCTTTTTTGTGGTATTTATGCTGATGGAGCTGTTTGGAAGCGCAGACAGGTGGATCGCGCTTGGCATCTTTGTCGTTGCCAGCCTGACCGATCTGCTGGACGGTAAGATTGCCAGAAAATACAATCTTGTCACGAATTTTGGCAAGCTGATGGACCCGCTTGCCGACAAACTTCTCGTGAGTGCGGCTCTGATCTGTCTGTCGGCGCAGGACAGACTGGCAGCCTGGATCGTTATCGTCATCATCAGCCGGGAGTTTATCGTCAGTGGCCTGCGGCAGATCGCCGCGGACAATGGCATTGTCATTGCAGCCAGTTATTGGGGCAAATATAAGACGACATTCCAGATGATTATGATCTGTCTGCTGATCATTCATATCGAGGCACTGACGGTTGTGTCGGCAATCGTCACATGGATTGCCGTGATACTGACGATCGTGTCGCTGGTCGATTATATGATAAAGAACAGAAGCGTATTTATGGAGGATAAATAA
- the rimO gene encoding 30S ribosomal protein S12 methylthiotransferase RimO produces the protein MNVLLVSLGCDKNLVDSEVMLGILAARGYAFTDDEQQADIVVVNTCCFINDAKEESIQNILEMAEWKKAGKIQALIVTGCLAQRYREEIREEIPEVDAILGTMAVDQIADAIDEALAGKRCSRFADINAALKARQGSRIVTTGGHYAYLKIAEGCDKRCTYCIIPRVRGNYRSVPMEELVEEAKSLAADGVKELILVAQETTLYGVDRYGRKSLPELLHRLCEIDGLRWVRILYCYPEEITDELIQTIRDEAKICHYLDIPIQHASDPVLKRMGRRTTQEELRRQIKKLREMIPDICLRTTLITGFPGESQEDYEELYRFVNEMEFDRLGVFPYSAEEGTPAASMEDQIPEEVKRRRRDELMLLQQAIAFEKTEGMARQRTILDAFIEGRLPEDGVYIARTYQDAPNVDGLLFLQTDRELMSGDFVRAVITDSNEYDLIGEIYDEFTE, from the coding sequence ATGAATGTATTACTGGTATCTCTCGGCTGTGATAAAAATCTGGTGGATTCGGAAGTCATGCTTGGTATTCTCGCGGCGCGGGGGTATGCCTTTACCGATGATGAGCAGCAGGCGGATATTGTCGTCGTCAACACATGCTGTTTTATCAACGATGCAAAAGAGGAGAGCATTCAGAATATTCTGGAAATGGCAGAGTGGAAAAAAGCGGGGAAGATACAGGCGCTGATCGTGACCGGCTGTCTTGCCCAGCGGTACCGGGAGGAGATTCGGGAAGAGATTCCGGAAGTGGACGCCATCCTTGGGACGATGGCTGTCGATCAGATCGCAGATGCCATCGACGAGGCGCTGGCCGGAAAACGATGCAGCCGGTTTGCAGATATTAATGCGGCGTTAAAGGCCCGGCAGGGCAGCAGGATCGTCACGACAGGCGGACATTACGCCTATCTGAAGATTGCGGAGGGCTGTGATAAGCGCTGCACTTACTGTATCATACCGAGGGTGCGGGGGAATTACCGGAGCGTTCCGATGGAGGAGCTGGTGGAGGAAGCAAAATCGCTGGCGGCAGACGGCGTGAAGGAACTGATTCTCGTGGCTCAGGAGACGACGCTCTATGGCGTTGACCGGTATGGCAGAAAAAGTCTGCCGGAACTTCTGCACAGGCTGTGTGAGATTGACGGTCTGCGGTGGGTCCGCATTTTATACTGTTATCCGGAGGAAATTACCGATGAACTGATCCAGACAATCCGGGACGAGGCAAAGATCTGCCATTATCTCGATATTCCGATCCAGCATGCCAGCGACCCGGTCTTAAAGAGAATGGGCAGGCGTACGACGCAGGAGGAACTGCGGCGACAGATCAAGAAACTGCGGGAGATGATACCGGATATTTGTCTGCGGACAACGCTGATTACCGGGTTTCCGGGAGAGAGCCAGGAGGACTATGAAGAACTGTACAGATTTGTAAACGAGATGGAATTTGACAGACTCGGCGTATTCCCGTATTCTGCGGAGGAAGGGACGCCGGCAGCATCGATGGAGGACCAGATACCGGAGGAAGTCAAGCGCCGGCGCCGGGATGAACTGATGTTGCTTCAGCAGGCGATCGCTTTTGAGAAGACGGAAGGCATGGCACGGCAGAGGACCATCCTGGACGCATTTATCGAAGGTAGGCTGCCGGAGGATGGCGTCTATATTGCCAGAACGTATCAGGATGCACCGAATGTCGACGGTCTGCTCTTTCTGCAGACGGACAGAGAACTGATGAGCGGAGATTTCGTCAGAGCTGTGATTACGGATTCCAACGAATATGATCTGATAGGAGAGATATATGATGAATTTACCGAATAA
- the rpoZ gene encoding DNA-directed RNA polymerase subunit omega: protein MLHPSYSDLMRVVNSEVEEGEAPVVNSRYSIVMATSKRARQLIGGEDAYVDSDGKKPLSVAIEELDQSRIKIQNEEE, encoded by the coding sequence ATGTTACATCCATCCTATTCCGATTTAATGAGAGTAGTAAACAGTGAGGTTGAGGAGGGGGAAGCACCCGTCGTCAACAGCAGATATTCTATTGTTATGGCAACTTCCAAACGTGCCCGTCAGCTGATTGGCGGCGAGGACGCCTATGTGGATTCGGACGGCAAGAAACCGCTTTCCGTTGCGATCGAGGAGCTGGATCAGTCCAGAATCAAAATACAGAATGAAGAAGAATGA
- the gmk gene encoding guanylate kinase, with the protein MKRRGILVVVSGFSGAGKGTLMKELVRTYDAYALSVSMTTRSPRPGEEDGKEYFFVSRETFEHKIAGGELIEYASYCGNYYGTPREYVEMQLARGKDVILEIEIQGALKVKERFPSALLLFVTPPSIKELKRRLIGRGTETEEVVSSRLSRACEEAEGIEKYDYLVVNDDLDTCVREMHGLIEGAHSAPVRNQEFIENIRMQLQELVKGEK; encoded by the coding sequence ATGAAGCGAAGGGGAATTTTGGTAGTGGTATCCGGATTTTCCGGCGCCGGCAAAGGTACGCTGATGAAGGAGCTTGTGAGGACATATGATGCGTATGCCTTGTCTGTCTCAATGACGACGCGCAGCCCCAGACCGGGAGAAGAGGACGGGAAAGAATACTTTTTTGTCTCCCGGGAAACGTTTGAGCATAAGATCGCCGGAGGAGAACTGATTGAATATGCGTCGTACTGTGGGAATTATTACGGGACGCCGCGGGAGTATGTGGAAATGCAGCTTGCACGCGGCAAGGACGTGATTCTGGAGATCGAGATACAGGGGGCGCTCAAAGTAAAGGAGCGGTTCCCGTCGGCGCTGCTGTTGTTTGTCACGCCGCCGAGCATCAAGGAGCTGAAACGAAGACTGATCGGCAGGGGGACAGAGACGGAAGAAGTCGTAAGTTCCAGACTTTCCCGTGCCTGCGAGGAGGCGGAAGGCATTGAGAAGTATGATTATCTTGTCGTCAATGACGATCTGGATACGTGTGTGAGAGAGATGCACGGGCTGATTGAGGGGGCGCACAGCGCGCCGGTCAGAAATCAGGAATTTATCGAAAATATAAGAATGCAGTTACAGGAACTGGTGAAAGGAGAAAAATAA
- a CDS encoding DUF370 domain-containing protein, producing the protein MNHLIHIGFGNMVNTEKVMAIVTPDSAPVKRLVQKAKESGTAIDATQGRKTKAVLVMENNQVVLSALLPETIVSRVQTEEGVNK; encoded by the coding sequence TTGAATCATTTAATTCACATCGGATTTGGCAATATGGTGAATACGGAGAAGGTCATGGCGATCGTCACGCCGGATTCTGCGCCGGTGAAACGTCTTGTTCAGAAAGCGAAGGAAAGCGGTACCGCCATCGACGCCACGCAGGGAAGAAAAACGAAAGCAGTTCTTGTGATGGAGAATAATCAGGTCGTGCTTTCGGCGCTGTTGCCGGAGACGATCGTGAGCAGAGTACAGACAGAAGAAGGGGTAAACAAATGA
- a CDS encoding YicC/YloC family endoribonuclease, with the protein MIKSMTGFGRCEFSEGERKFTVEMKAVNHRYLDVNIKMPKKLGLFESAVRGLLKDYIGRGKVDVFITYEDFTESNVCVKYNRAIAGEYVRYLRQMAEEFALEDDVRVSTLSRYPEVFGMEEQAVDEEQLWKGLEQAVRGAADGFVRTRVTEGENLKKDLLDKLDNMTAGVDVIAARSPHIIAEYKEKLKEKVQELLEDTKVDETRLLTEVTIFADKVCVDEELVRLRSHIAQTREALTAGGSVGRKLDFIAQEMNREANTILSKTTDIEISNHAIDLKTEIEKVREQIQNIE; encoded by the coding sequence ATGATCAAAAGTATGACAGGCTTTGGAAGATGTGAGTTTTCCGAAGGAGAACGTAAGTTTACGGTGGAGATGAAAGCAGTCAATCACAGGTATCTGGACGTGAATATTAAGATGCCGAAAAAGCTCGGGCTTTTTGAGTCCGCTGTCCGGGGGCTGCTCAAGGATTATATCGGCCGGGGTAAAGTGGACGTGTTTATTACTTATGAAGATTTTACCGAGAGCAATGTATGCGTGAAATATAACAGGGCGATTGCCGGGGAATATGTGCGGTATCTGCGGCAGATGGCGGAGGAGTTTGCACTGGAAGACGATGTTCGCGTCTCCACGCTGTCAAGGTATCCGGAAGTGTTTGGCATGGAGGAGCAGGCCGTAGACGAAGAACAGCTTTGGAAAGGCCTGGAACAGGCAGTGCGCGGTGCGGCGGATGGCTTTGTCCGCACGAGGGTCACAGAAGGGGAAAATCTGAAAAAAGATCTGCTGGACAAACTGGACAATATGACGGCGGGCGTTGATGTTATTGCCGCCCGTTCTCCGCATATTATCGCGGAATATAAGGAAAAACTGAAGGAAAAAGTGCAGGAGCTGCTGGAAGACACAAAGGTGGATGAGACGCGGCTGCTCACGGAAGTGACGATATTTGCGGATAAGGTATGTGTGGATGAGGAACTGGTAAGGCTCAGAAGTCACATTGCACAGACGAGGGAGGCGCTTACTGCGGGCGGAAGCGTGGGACGCAAGCTCGACTTCATTGCACAGGAGATGAATCGTGAGGCGAATACGATCCTCTCGAAGACAACGGATATCGAGATCTCCAATCATGCGATTGATCTGAAAACGGAGATCGAAAAGGTGCGGGAACAGATACAGAATATCGAATAA
- a CDS encoding MATE family efflux transporter, producing MKDKTMEIFKNAPVPKAVISNVVPSIISMIMVLLYNLADTFFIGQTKDAYMVAAVSVATPAFLFFMAVGMLFGIGGTSLISRMIGEGNGQKAKNTSSFCFWTGLTIGVVSMVLIWIFVLPVCRMIGASEETIGYASQYLNIVAGGIPFLIISNSFSNIIRAEGNARTAMAGMVFGNLLNIVLDPVLILGFGWNVAGAAIATTLSNIVSAVFYFVHLTSGKSMLSIRLKDYRIRSGIAAGVLAIGIPASLNSILMSTSNIVVNNMMAGYGDMAVAGLGVAMKVNMIVVMLLIGLGTGIQPLLGYCFGAGDGKRYMDVLKFSLCLAFGLSMVMTVICYAGAGPLVTAFLDNEDAFVYGMSFSRIYILSGPVMGLLFVLINAIQSTGAAVPALILSVSRQGLLYLPILLIFHGVLHTARTLALAQPVTDYLSVALALVLFLYTYRKYIKKRP from the coding sequence ATGAAAGACAAGACAATGGAAATTTTTAAGAACGCACCGGTACCCAAAGCGGTTATCAGCAATGTGGTACCGTCTATTATCAGCATGATCATGGTACTTTTATATAATCTGGCGGATACATTTTTTATCGGCCAGACGAAAGACGCCTACATGGTGGCGGCAGTTTCCGTAGCTACGCCGGCATTTCTGTTTTTTATGGCGGTCGGTATGCTGTTTGGCATCGGCGGGACTTCGCTGATCTCACGGATGATCGGCGAGGGAAACGGTCAGAAGGCGAAAAACACTTCTTCCTTCTGTTTTTGGACCGGACTGACGATCGGCGTTGTGTCAATGGTACTCATATGGATTTTTGTGCTGCCGGTCTGCCGAATGATCGGCGCCAGTGAGGAGACGATCGGCTATGCTTCACAGTATCTGAATATCGTGGCAGGCGGTATTCCGTTTCTGATCATCAGCAACAGTTTCAGCAATATCATCCGTGCGGAAGGAAATGCCAGGACAGCGATGGCCGGCATGGTATTTGGCAATCTGTTGAACATTGTGCTTGACCCGGTTCTGATCCTTGGATTTGGCTGGAACGTGGCAGGCGCCGCCATTGCCACGACGCTCAGTAATATAGTCTCTGCAGTATTTTATTTCGTTCATCTGACTTCCGGGAAGTCCATGCTGTCCATACGGCTGAAGGATTACCGTATCCGCAGCGGTATCGCGGCGGGCGTGCTGGCGATCGGGATTCCCGCTTCCCTGAACAGCATCCTGATGAGCACTTCCAATATCGTTGTCAATAATATGATGGCCGGCTACGGAGATATGGCGGTGGCGGGCCTGGGTGTTGCGATGAAGGTCAATATGATCGTTGTCATGCTGCTGATCGGGCTGGGAACAGGCATCCAGCCGCTGCTCGGCTATTGCTTTGGCGCCGGCGACGGGAAACGTTATATGGATGTGCTGAAGTTTTCTCTCTGCCTTGCCTTTGGGCTGAGCATGGTGATGACAGTGATCTGTTATGCCGGGGCAGGGCCGCTTGTGACGGCCTTTCTGGACAATGAGGATGCTTTCGTGTATGGGATGTCCTTTTCCCGGATTTATATTCTGTCTGGTCCGGTTATGGGCCTTTTGTTTGTGCTGATCAATGCCATTCAGTCCACAGGAGCGGCGGTTCCGGCGCTGATCCTTTCGGTGAGCAGACAGGGGCTGCTGTATCTTCCGATTCTGCTGATCTTTCACGGTGTACTGCATACGGCGCGGACACTTGCGCTTGCCCAGCCGGTGACCGATTATCTGTCTGTGGCGCTTGCGCTTGTATTATTCCTGTATACATACCGCAAGTATATCAAAAAGCGTCCGTAG
- a CDS encoding MarR family transcriptional regulator encodes MKEDICICIKRIHNQLERGKNRNLKVHGLTGTQLDILEYLYYGDGKRCTLAGIAAFFDVKHTSVLHVVKILEKKELVVREEKRPGSRAGQIFLTGKGREIMQEIDAKKSLVQKIMIQGITETEQEVLCGLLQRVYHNLKQAEQNLKQTESGSPEHSLPTGEEKEDERQDNGNF; translated from the coding sequence ATGAAAGAAGACATCTGCATCTGTATCAAACGAATCCATAACCAGTTGGAACGAGGGAAAAACCGCAATTTAAAAGTCCACGGTCTGACAGGGACACAGCTTGACATTCTGGAATATCTGTACTATGGAGACGGGAAACGATGCACGCTGGCCGGCATTGCCGCATTTTTTGATGTAAAACATACGAGTGTCCTGCATGTAGTGAAAATTTTAGAGAAAAAAGAGTTGGTCGTGAGAGAGGAGAAACGACCGGGCAGTCGTGCGGGCCAGATCTTTCTGACCGGGAAGGGCCGGGAGATCATGCAGGAGATTGATGCGAAGAAGTCTCTTGTGCAGAAGATCATGATCCAGGGGATTACGGAGACGGAGCAGGAAGTTTTATGCGGCCTGCTGCAGAGAGTCTACCATAATCTGAAACAGGCGGAACAGAATCTGAAGCAGACGGAGAGCGGCAGCCCGGAACACTCACTTCCGACAGGAGAGGAGAAAGAAGATGAAAGACAAGACAATGGAAATTTTTAA
- a CDS encoding LytTR family DNA-binding domain-containing protein, translated as MRILICDDDALIIEQLQKYIKNFFENIGVKCPELICFSDGESLLADEGEKDILFLDVEMPGMNGIYVGKELKKKNENIIIFIVTSYSEYLDEAMRFHVFRYLSKPLTKQRFFRNMKDAVDLYNTMTVKIPVETKHGVHTLLASSVIAVEAQGRKVTVHTTLCDFESTHNMQYWLELLPKNNFFQTHRSFIINFEHVTDFDRNLVHLSENQSAYLTKRKYSSFKEAYLLYLESTR; from the coding sequence ATGCGAATACTCATCTGTGACGATGATGCGCTGATAATTGAACAGCTTCAGAAATATATAAAAAATTTTTTTGAAAACATCGGTGTGAAATGTCCTGAATTAATTTGCTTTTCTGATGGGGAATCTCTCTTGGCAGATGAAGGTGAAAAGGACATTCTGTTTCTTGACGTAGAAATGCCCGGGATGAATGGTATCTATGTGGGAAAGGAGTTAAAAAAGAAGAATGAAAATATTATTATTTTTATTGTGACTTCTTATTCCGAATATCTTGATGAGGCAATGCGGTTCCATGTATTCCGCTACCTTTCCAAGCCTTTGACGAAACAACGTTTTTTTCGTAATATGAAAGATGCGGTTGACCTGTATAACACCATGACAGTAAAAATCCCGGTTGAAACAAAACACGGCGTGCATACACTGCTTGCATCCTCCGTCATAGCAGTAGAGGCACAGGGCAGAAAGGTAACGGTACATACCACTCTGTGTGATTTTGAATCCACCCACAATATGCAGTACTGGCTGGAACTTCTCCCTAAAAACAATTTCTTCCAGACACACCGCAGTTTCATTATCAATTTTGAACATGTCACAGATTTTGACCGTAATCTTGTTCATTTATCAGAAAATCAATCTGCTTATCTGACAAAAAGAAAATACAGCTCATTCAAAGAAGCCTATCTCCTTTATTTAGAAAGTACAAGGTAA